One window of the Nocardia huaxiensis genome contains the following:
- a CDS encoding FAD-dependent monooxygenase has translation MTVDVVINGAGPAGLMLACELSLAGVRPLVLERLAAPSAEPKANGLLGQVVQLVDRRGLYASLSGSAVAPQPNSTYFMFAAMALDLSLLEDSPIYGLAAPQHHITRVLEERAVELGAQIRRGHEVLGLAQDDDAVTVEVAGPDGTYRLRAGYLVGADGAHSLTRKLSGIEFPGVSYDRTTGRAAHATIPSDWVDPATGALTVPGYGTIQPFLPLRTERGGFSYAPFPGQPPLISTTEWDQPDTDVPMSLDELQASVGRVLAAELPLDPPSGQGPHVLRRLRGGNTRIADRFRDRRVFLIGDAAHIYTAGGGPGLNLGLQDAANLGWKLAAAILGNAPAGLLDSYETERRQAASRMVTYAQAQSALIAPGSDVTALRTLFTELLLDQDTVQRLAALTAGADIRYDMGGPETHPLIGRFAPDMDLLTPNGPLRLAELTRTARPLLLDLTADTSLAEAFPEWHDHLDIVAAHPQPGSPAALLLRPDCYVAWATASPHPDAADRQALHAALHRWLRPTDPAHP, from the coding sequence ATGACCGTCGATGTTGTGATCAATGGAGCCGGCCCGGCCGGGCTGATGCTGGCCTGCGAGCTGAGCCTGGCCGGGGTGCGGCCGCTCGTATTGGAGCGGCTGGCCGCACCCAGCGCCGAACCGAAAGCCAACGGACTGCTCGGCCAGGTCGTGCAACTGGTGGACCGGCGGGGCCTGTACGCGTCGCTCAGCGGCAGTGCGGTTGCGCCGCAACCGAATTCGACCTACTTCATGTTCGCCGCGATGGCGCTGGACCTGAGCCTGCTCGAGGACAGCCCGATCTACGGTCTGGCCGCCCCGCAACACCACATCACGCGGGTTCTGGAAGAGCGCGCTGTCGAACTCGGCGCGCAGATCCGGCGCGGGCACGAGGTCCTCGGCCTCGCACAAGACGACGACGCGGTCACCGTGGAGGTCGCGGGCCCGGACGGAACCTACCGCCTGCGGGCCGGCTATCTCGTGGGCGCGGACGGCGCGCACAGTCTCACCCGCAAACTGTCCGGCATCGAATTCCCCGGCGTCAGCTACGACCGCACGACCGGTCGGGCCGCACACGCAACCATCCCGTCCGACTGGGTGGACCCGGCAACCGGCGCGCTGACCGTGCCCGGCTACGGGACCATCCAGCCGTTCCTGCCGCTGCGCACCGAACGCGGAGGCTTCTCCTACGCACCGTTCCCCGGGCAGCCGCCCCTGATCAGCACCACCGAGTGGGACCAGCCCGACACCGACGTTCCCATGAGTCTCGACGAGCTCCAGGCGAGCGTAGGCCGGGTCCTCGCCGCCGAGCTGCCATTGGATCCACCCTCGGGCCAGGGCCCGCACGTGTTGCGCCGGCTCCGCGGCGGCAACACCCGAATCGCCGACCGATTCCGCGACCGTCGAGTCTTCCTCATCGGCGACGCCGCCCACATCTACACCGCGGGAGGCGGTCCCGGACTCAATCTCGGCCTGCAGGACGCGGCCAACCTCGGCTGGAAACTCGCCGCCGCCATCCTCGGCAACGCCCCGGCCGGGCTGCTGGACAGCTACGAAACCGAACGCCGCCAAGCGGCCTCGCGCATGGTCACCTACGCCCAGGCGCAATCCGCGCTGATCGCACCCGGCAGCGATGTGACCGCCCTGCGCACCCTGTTCACCGAACTGCTGCTGGACCAGGACACCGTGCAGCGTCTGGCCGCCCTCACCGCAGGCGCCGACATTCGCTACGACATGGGCGGACCCGAAACCCACCCGCTCATCGGCCGTTTCGCCCCGGACATGGACCTGCTCACCCCGAACGGTCCACTCCGATTGGCCGAACTGACCAGGACCGCACGGCCCCTGCTACTCGATCTGACCGCCGACACCAGCCTGGCGGAAGCGTTTCCCGAATGGCACGACCACCTCGATATCGTCGCCGCGCACCCGCAACCAGGATCGCCCGCCGCCCTGCTCCTGCGCCCGGACTGCTACGTCGCCTGGGCCACCGCATCCCCCCACCCCGACGCAGCGGACCGACAGGCCCTCCACGCTGCACTGCACCGCTGGCTCCGCCCCACCGACCCCGCCCACCCGTGA
- a CDS encoding TetR/AcrR family transcriptional regulator, with protein sequence MTTRRSGFREQKKQATREALREAALRLALERGPENVRVDDIAEAAGVSPRTYNNYFSSREQAIVAAVTTERETRVAAAVAARPATVPLADAVIDAIVDQYTTQSESGRDALLLITTRPALRDAFVHAATAIEHPLTDAIAGRLGDADPHTARVLAAAVTAAVRIALQQWLQPTALSLAAGGLVVPSGALPELLRTCLAPLAPALDAAEKRSDHRHR encoded by the coding sequence GTGACGACACGACGGAGTGGGTTCCGCGAACAGAAGAAGCAGGCCACCCGGGAGGCATTGCGCGAGGCGGCACTTCGGCTGGCGCTCGAGCGCGGGCCGGAGAATGTGCGCGTCGACGACATCGCCGAGGCCGCCGGCGTCTCACCGCGGACCTACAACAACTACTTCTCCAGCCGCGAGCAGGCCATCGTCGCCGCCGTCACCACCGAGCGGGAAACACGGGTCGCGGCCGCGGTGGCCGCTCGGCCCGCCACCGTCCCGCTCGCCGACGCCGTCATCGACGCGATCGTGGATCAATACACCACGCAGAGTGAGTCCGGGCGCGACGCGCTGCTGCTGATCACTACCCGCCCCGCACTGCGTGACGCATTCGTCCACGCCGCCACCGCGATCGAGCATCCCCTCACCGACGCGATCGCCGGGCGCCTCGGCGACGCCGACCCGCACACCGCCCGCGTGCTCGCGGCCGCTGTCACCGCCGCGGTCCGCATCGCCCTCCAACAATGGCTGCAACCCACCGCGCTTTCCCTGGCGGCCGGCGGACTCGTGGTGCCGTCCGGCGCGTTGCCGGAGCTACTGCGCACCTGCCTCGCACCACTCGCCCCCGCACTCGATGCCGCCGAGAAACGATCGGACCACCGGCATCGGTGA
- a CDS encoding esterase-like activity of phytase family protein — MIRAGFACMVALSAVAGGIAPASAEEPSGVRLLGERVVPFGAQFHGTTVGGLSGIDYDSRTGEYVLISDDRSAKNPARFYTARIPVDGNGIGAVTFTGTHAFRTVDGGTYPVNSVDPEEIRVDPWSGDYYWTLEGERADGALVDPSVRVARADGSFAGELPIPDNERMRADSGPRRNGALEAATFAAGGALFVTAMESPLLQDGPEATVEAGALTRITVQARFGPVLAQYAYPLEPVFAAGNGGNGVASILAADAVDPAKYLVLERAFVEGAGNRIRIFEADLTGATNVLDGSVAGARPVSKRLVVDLADVGLGAIDNVEAMTWGPRLASGERTLVLVSDDNFAEKQITQVIALAVR; from the coding sequence ATGATCCGGGCTGGGTTCGCGTGCATGGTCGCGCTGTCGGCGGTCGCTGGCGGCATTGCTCCCGCGTCGGCGGAGGAGCCGTCGGGGGTGCGGTTGCTCGGGGAGCGGGTGGTGCCGTTCGGGGCGCAGTTCCACGGGACGACGGTGGGCGGGTTGTCGGGGATCGACTACGACTCGCGGACCGGGGAGTACGTGCTGATCAGCGACGATCGGTCGGCGAAGAATCCGGCTCGATTCTACACGGCGCGGATTCCGGTGGACGGCAACGGGATCGGGGCGGTGACGTTCACCGGGACGCACGCGTTCCGTACGGTCGACGGGGGCACGTATCCGGTGAACTCGGTGGATCCGGAAGAGATTCGGGTGGATCCGTGGAGTGGGGACTATTACTGGACGCTGGAGGGTGAGCGGGCCGACGGTGCGCTGGTGGACCCGTCGGTGCGGGTCGCGCGGGCGGATGGGTCGTTCGCCGGGGAGCTTCCCATTCCGGATAACGAACGGATGCGGGCAGATTCGGGACCGCGACGGAACGGGGCGCTGGAGGCGGCCACCTTCGCGGCGGGTGGGGCGCTGTTCGTGACGGCAATGGAAAGTCCGCTGCTGCAGGATGGCCCGGAAGCCACCGTGGAGGCGGGGGCGCTCACGCGGATCACCGTGCAGGCACGGTTCGGGCCGGTGCTGGCGCAGTACGCGTATCCGCTGGAGCCGGTGTTCGCGGCGGGGAACGGCGGGAACGGGGTGGCGTCGATCCTGGCCGCCGATGCGGTCGATCCGGCGAAATATCTTGTGCTGGAACGGGCTTTCGTCGAAGGGGCCGGGAACAGGATACGGATTTTCGAGGCCGACCTCACCGGAGCGACCAATGTGCTCGACGGTTCGGTGGCCGGGGCGCGGCCGGTGAGCAAGCGGCTGGTGGTGGATCTGGCCGATGTCGGGCTGGGCGCCATCGACAATGTGGAGGCGATGACGTGGGGGCCGCGGCTGGCCTCGGGCGAGCGCACGCTGGTGCTGGTGAGCGACGACAACTTCGCCGAGAAGCAGATCACTCAGGTCATCGCGCTGGCTGTGCGCTGA
- a CDS encoding MerR family transcriptional regulator: MTTAPLMRIGDAAAVLGLEAHVLRHWESMGLLHPPRSASGHRVYDEQTLNRARMIRILQRTGLSLDQIRQLAISDRADRLSLVDGKRAEIRERIDLLQATDRFLTHLLTCSHRIVAECPDCLEFTTREYAQDNGFSAQPAR; this comes from the coding sequence ATGACCACAGCGCCGTTGATGCGCATCGGTGACGCGGCAGCCGTGCTCGGCCTGGAGGCGCATGTGCTGCGCCACTGGGAATCGATGGGGCTGCTGCATCCGCCGCGCAGCGCCTCCGGGCACCGCGTCTACGACGAGCAGACGCTCAACCGCGCCCGCATGATTCGCATCCTGCAGCGCACGGGGCTCTCGCTCGATCAGATCCGTCAACTCGCGATCAGCGATCGGGCCGACCGTCTCAGCCTGGTCGACGGCAAGCGCGCCGAGATCCGCGAACGCATCGACCTACTGCAAGCCACCGATCGATTCCTCACCCACCTGCTCACCTGCAGCCACCGCATTGTCGCCGAATGCCCGGACTGCCTGGAGTTCACGACCCGGGAATACGCCCAGGACAACGGTTTCAGCGCACAGCCAGCGCGATGA
- a CDS encoding MBL fold metallo-hydrolase yields the protein MSERAHAPSLLQCCSAAVGLVRGLVRPRPADQRFLRSITDAGLPTPRRTVRVTALEQLARPVPTAIVVEGVFTPRHVGNALTTFVVEHPDATFLVDPSVCHDAVERAVAQLPAVLRAVVSPPPGTLATVTALANETHIPAPDFALPTHAHWDHVCGLLDLPGLPVHLHSTEHRWVTTGDVAPVGGVRDALRDRPIVHYDLDGPPVLTFTRSHDLFGDGSVVLVDLPGHTPGSIGVLAHTDRGWVLLAGDAAWHHLQIDTIRQKSAYPGGFADDDRELTFKTLHRLHLARHTVTIVPTHDARAAAPLRTSFAHKEITSLASEATASME from the coding sequence ATGTCCGAACGAGCACACGCCCCCAGCCTGCTCCAATGCTGTTCCGCCGCAGTGGGTCTGGTCCGCGGCCTGGTGCGCCCGCGCCCGGCCGACCAACGGTTCCTGCGCTCGATCACCGATGCCGGACTGCCCACGCCCCGGCGCACCGTCCGCGTGACGGCCCTCGAACAGCTGGCCCGCCCGGTCCCCACCGCCATCGTCGTCGAGGGCGTCTTCACCCCGCGGCACGTCGGCAACGCCCTCACCACCTTCGTGGTCGAGCATCCGGACGCGACCTTCCTCGTCGACCCGAGCGTGTGCCACGACGCCGTCGAGCGCGCCGTCGCGCAACTGCCGGCGGTGCTGCGCGCGGTGGTCAGCCCGCCCCCGGGCACCCTCGCCACGGTCACCGCCCTCGCCAACGAAACCCACATTCCCGCACCGGATTTCGCGCTGCCCACCCATGCGCACTGGGATCACGTCTGCGGCCTGCTGGACCTGCCCGGCCTGCCCGTGCACCTGCACAGCACCGAACACCGCTGGGTCACCACCGGTGACGTCGCCCCCGTCGGCGGCGTCCGCGACGCCCTGCGCGACCGTCCCATCGTCCACTACGACCTCGACGGCCCGCCCGTGCTCACCTTCACCCGCAGCCACGATTTGTTCGGCGACGGCAGCGTGGTCCTGGTCGACCTGCCCGGCCACACACCCGGCAGCATCGGCGTGCTGGCCCACACCGATCGCGGCTGGGTGCTGCTCGCCGGTGACGCCGCCTGGCACCACCTGCAGATCGACACGATCCGCCAGAAGTCCGCCTACCCGGGCGGTTTCGCCGACGACGACCGCGAACTCACCTTCAAGACCCTGCACCGCCTGCACCTGGCTCGCCACACGGTGACCATCGTGCCCACCCATGATGCTCGAGCCGCCGCGCCCTTGCGAACCTCATTCGCCCACAAGGAAATTACAAGCCTCGCCTCAGAGGCGACCGCTTCAATGGAGTAA
- a CDS encoding DUF4913 domain-containing protein, giving the protein MKGQNGQTMVYASVVEFVENYLSLVYRRDVSEHSRRAWCPEWWKHAEGVVRLECLWRSWEHYRLDTRTGLSVWFLDHADPHMRELFDPGGPFKHCSVTKGHSDSLQPLPLRSPAHGLFTEPIG; this is encoded by the coding sequence ATGAAGGGCCAAAACGGGCAGACCATGGTCTACGCGTCCGTGGTGGAATTCGTCGAAAACTATCTGAGCCTGGTGTACCGGCGCGATGTGAGCGAGCATTCGCGCCGGGCCTGGTGCCCCGAATGGTGGAAACACGCGGAGGGCGTCGTGCGGCTCGAATGTCTGTGGCGCAGTTGGGAACACTACCGGCTCGACACCAGAACCGGTCTGAGCGTGTGGTTCCTCGATCACGCCGACCCGCACATGCGCGAACTGTTCGACCCGGGCGGACCGTTCAAGCACTGCTCGGTTACCAAGGGGCACAGCGATTCTCTGCAGCCGCTGCCGCTGCGATCCCCCGCGCACGGATTGTTCACCGAACCCATCGGGTAG
- a CDS encoding GNAT family N-acetyltransferase, with translation MDVTVRPALSSDIPELGRVLGIAFQDDPIPMWLIPDEAARARRNAIMFATLTRHQFLDGGGVEVALDDTGAMVGAAVWAPPGLWQTSKLTLLRCLPGLGRAFRTRLPQAAKMSDRMAEHHPREPHWYLAFIGTLPSARGKGFGQALLHSRLERCDAEGVPAYLESSKPDNVPYYERFGFEKNGELDATNGGPLLWPMWRAPR, from the coding sequence ATGGATGTCACGGTTCGCCCGGCACTGTCGTCGGATATTCCTGAATTGGGCCGAGTTCTCGGTATCGCCTTCCAGGACGATCCCATTCCCATGTGGTTGATCCCCGACGAGGCGGCCCGCGCTCGGCGCAATGCCATCATGTTCGCCACCCTGACCCGGCATCAATTCCTGGACGGCGGCGGCGTCGAGGTCGCGCTCGACGACACCGGGGCCATGGTCGGCGCGGCGGTGTGGGCGCCGCCCGGGCTGTGGCAGACCTCGAAACTCACCCTCCTACGCTGCCTACCCGGGCTGGGCCGCGCCTTCCGCACCCGGCTGCCGCAGGCGGCCAAGATGTCGGATCGGATGGCCGAACACCATCCGCGCGAACCACACTGGTATCTGGCCTTCATCGGCACCCTGCCCTCGGCCCGCGGCAAGGGCTTCGGTCAGGCGCTGCTCCATTCCCGGCTGGAACGCTGCGACGCCGAGGGCGTCCCCGCCTACCTGGAATCGAGCAAACCGGACAACGTGCCGTACTACGAGCGTTTCGGGTTCGAGAAGAACGGGGAGCTCGACGCCACCAATGGCGGGCCGCTGCTGTGGCCGATGTGGCGCGCTCCCCGCTGA
- a CDS encoding FAD-binding oxidoreductase has translation MTITGDASLQGFAGGLLRPDDAEYEQARHIWNGAIDRRPAFIAACRTAADVASAVRFGVRHELPIAVRGGGHSIPGHSVCEGGLMVDLSPMKSIRVDGEVVHVEPGVLWRELDAATEAHGRAVPGGEISHTGVAGLTLGGGIGWLSRQYGLSCDNLLAAELVTAEGAVLEVDAERDPELLWGLRGGGGNFGVVTRFTFRLNPIPVPMYAGMAIYPIEDARAGLRALVELAAEAPDALGLSAAFITAPPAPFIPEPLRGRLVIALGAAYTGALDEGAALTKPLRTVAADGVDLFGPMPYTALQSMVDAGAPHGLACHARAEWLRPLDDAGIDALIAAASAMTSPLSQVLVRVLGGAVARVPEQDTAFRFRDVDSAVNFVGAWADPADPGEQHGAWARRSWESIQPWSAGGGYVNLFGAEDGIGRVREAYGAATWLRLVALKRRLDPANVFQLNQNIPPEG, from the coding sequence ATGACGATCACCGGAGACGCGTCGCTGCAGGGATTCGCGGGCGGCCTGCTGCGCCCGGACGACGCGGAATACGAACAGGCCCGGCACATTTGGAACGGCGCCATCGACCGCAGACCCGCCTTCATCGCCGCCTGCCGCACGGCCGCGGATGTGGCGAGCGCGGTGCGTTTCGGCGTGCGGCACGAGCTGCCCATCGCCGTGCGCGGCGGCGGGCACAGCATTCCGGGGCATTCGGTGTGCGAGGGCGGGCTGATGGTGGACCTGTCGCCGATGAAATCCATCCGAGTGGACGGCGAGGTCGTGCACGTCGAACCCGGGGTGCTGTGGCGCGAACTGGACGCGGCCACCGAGGCACACGGGCGCGCGGTGCCCGGCGGGGAGATCTCGCACACCGGGGTCGCCGGGCTCACGCTGGGCGGGGGAATCGGCTGGCTGTCCCGGCAGTACGGGCTCAGCTGCGACAATCTGCTCGCGGCCGAACTGGTCACCGCCGAGGGCGCGGTGCTCGAGGTCGACGCCGAGCGGGATCCGGAACTGCTGTGGGGATTGCGCGGGGGCGGCGGCAATTTCGGAGTGGTCACGCGGTTCACCTTCCGGCTCAATCCGATTCCGGTGCCGATGTACGCCGGCATGGCCATCTATCCGATCGAGGACGCCCGCGCGGGACTGCGCGCCCTGGTCGAGCTGGCCGCCGAGGCTCCGGATGCGCTGGGGCTCAGCGCCGCCTTCATCACCGCACCACCCGCGCCCTTCATTCCCGAGCCGCTGCGGGGTCGGCTCGTGATCGCCCTGGGTGCGGCCTACACCGGAGCCCTCGACGAGGGCGCGGCCTTGACCAAGCCTTTGCGCACGGTGGCCGCCGACGGCGTCGACCTGTTCGGCCCGATGCCCTACACGGCCTTGCAGTCGATGGTCGATGCGGGCGCGCCGCACGGGCTGGCCTGCCATGCCCGCGCGGAGTGGCTGCGGCCGCTCGACGACGCCGGCATCGACGCGCTCATCGCGGCGGCCTCGGCCATGACGTCGCCGCTGTCGCAGGTGCTGGTGCGCGTACTGGGTGGCGCGGTGGCGCGAGTTCCCGAGCAGGACACCGCATTCCGATTCCGCGATGTGGATTCGGCGGTGAACTTCGTCGGCGCCTGGGCCGATCCGGCCGATCCGGGGGAGCAGCACGGGGCGTGGGCGCGCCGCTCCTGGGAGAGCATCCAGCCCTGGTCGGCGGGCGGCGGATACGTGAATCTGTTCGGCGCCGAGGACGGCATCGGCCGGGTCCGGGAGGCGTACGGCGCGGCGACCTGGCTGCGGCTGGTCGCGCTCAAACGCCGTCTGGACCCGGCGAATGTGTTCCAGCTCAATCAGAACATCCCGCCGGAGGGGTGA
- a CDS encoding helix-turn-helix transcriptional regulator — protein MAKASLAALTGAIEELCRTTSGAIALERAVATQLAEAVPFDAWCALTIDPASLLPTGGYHESGVALHLIPLLLEIEARGQDALTWPAMSRAGLRVDTLDRATDGKRERSQRFREVLTPGGIGHELRVTFTTSSGIWGALVLLRGTDVGDFTATEMRMIEESTAGVAGALRREMVLTDIATADRPAGPGLVLLDESLTVLDATAGAAAWLAEIDDGLDAAHRIPYAVTAVRSRVRTRTGRWLTLHAERLHADPRRISVIVEPARPVEIAELVADAYGLTARERDVVRLLSGGYTRREIARALALSAHTVDDHIKRVFAKLEVRSRAELTAKLYFDQHAPRIDADVPVGATGWFVH, from the coding sequence ATGGCCAAAGCGTCGCTCGCTGCGCTGACCGGCGCGATCGAGGAATTGTGCCGCACGACCTCCGGTGCGATCGCCCTGGAACGCGCGGTCGCCACCCAGCTCGCCGAGGCCGTGCCGTTCGATGCCTGGTGTGCGCTGACCATCGACCCGGCTTCTCTCCTGCCGACCGGCGGGTATCACGAGTCCGGGGTGGCGCTGCATCTGATTCCGCTGCTGCTCGAGATCGAGGCGCGCGGACAGGACGCGCTGACCTGGCCGGCCATGTCGCGGGCCGGGCTGCGGGTGGACACGCTGGATCGGGCCACCGACGGCAAACGGGAACGCAGCCAACGCTTTCGCGAAGTGCTGACACCCGGCGGCATCGGCCACGAGCTGCGCGTCACCTTCACCACGTCCTCAGGGATCTGGGGTGCGCTGGTGTTGCTGCGCGGCACCGATGTCGGCGACTTCACCGCTACCGAGATGCGCATGATCGAGGAGTCCACCGCGGGGGTGGCCGGCGCGCTGCGGCGCGAGATGGTGCTCACCGATATCGCCACCGCCGATCGGCCCGCCGGTCCGGGTCTGGTGCTGCTGGACGAGTCGCTCACCGTGCTCGACGCGACGGCGGGGGCGGCGGCGTGGCTGGCCGAGATAGACGACGGTCTCGATGCCGCACATCGCATTCCGTACGCGGTGACGGCGGTGCGCAGCCGCGTGCGCACCCGTACCGGGCGGTGGCTGACCTTGCACGCCGAGCGGCTGCACGCCGATCCGCGGCGCATCTCGGTGATCGTGGAACCGGCGCGGCCGGTCGAGATCGCCGAACTGGTGGCGGATGCCTACGGGCTCACGGCCCGCGAGCGCGATGTGGTGCGGCTGCTCTCCGGCGGGTACACGCGGCGCGAAATCGCCCGTGCGCTCGCGCTTTCCGCGCATACGGTGGACGATCACATCAAGCGGGTGTTCGCCAAGCTGGAGGTGCGCAGCCGCGCGGAGCTCACCGCGAAGCTGTACTTCGATCAGCATGCGCCCCGCATCGACGCCGACGTTCCCGTGGGCGCGACGGGGTGGTTCGTGCACTGA
- a CDS encoding SAM-dependent methyltransferase: MNINAMRARQSRPSVARTYSYILGGRDNYGADKDLGDSFKEDLPGSEQLAITNRAAVIRAVRTVAKAGVRQVIDMGCGLPAEPNVHEVLRQYHPDATIVYLDNDPFVAPHGRALLAVDNNIAMLEADAREPQKIFDEPEVQRLIDFDQPVALLFSAVLSFVEDDEDPAGVVRFWTDRVAPGSYVYISHFRPGETREAAATERKILEAFGGRFRSSADILAFFDGLELLDEGLLPCRQWHPEAGMPTTEEKELTSWEELIVAAIARKA; the protein is encoded by the coding sequence GTGAATATCAACGCCATGCGCGCACGGCAATCCCGGCCGAGCGTCGCTCGTACGTACAGCTACATACTGGGCGGCCGGGACAACTATGGGGCCGACAAGGATCTGGGCGATTCCTTCAAGGAAGACCTGCCCGGTTCCGAGCAGCTGGCGATAACCAACCGAGCGGCGGTCATCCGGGCGGTACGCACCGTAGCGAAGGCAGGCGTGCGGCAAGTGATCGATATGGGCTGCGGCCTGCCCGCCGAGCCCAATGTGCATGAGGTACTGCGCCAATACCATCCGGACGCAACCATCGTCTACCTCGACAACGACCCATTCGTCGCACCGCACGGCCGCGCGCTGCTCGCAGTCGACAACAACATCGCCATGCTCGAGGCCGACGCCCGCGAACCGCAGAAGATCTTCGACGAGCCGGAGGTGCAGCGGCTCATCGACTTCGATCAGCCGGTCGCCCTGCTGTTCAGCGCGGTCCTCAGCTTCGTCGAGGACGACGAGGACCCGGCAGGCGTGGTGCGCTTCTGGACCGATCGGGTCGCGCCCGGCAGCTACGTCTACATCTCGCACTTCCGTCCCGGCGAGACCCGCGAGGCCGCCGCCACCGAACGAAAGATCTTGGAGGCCTTCGGCGGTCGCTTCCGCTCCAGCGCCGACATCCTCGCGTTCTTCGACGGTCTCGAGCTGCTCGACGAGGGCCTGCTCCCGTGCCGGCAGTGGCATCCCGAAGCCGGTATGCCGACCACCGAGGAGAAGGAACTCACCAGCTGGGAAGAGCTGATCGTCGCCGCGATAGCCCGCAAGGCCTGA
- a CDS encoding LppU/SCO3897 family protein has protein sequence MSERLKAILSWAVIAVVGVLIWQGCDDNESGPSRVARVGDCVKETGEDSVKKVDCTSSEAQYRVVGELDHATIIGLGACDAYPSTEKFYSAYYTGGSGGGYTLCLSKK, from the coding sequence ATGTCTGAACGACTGAAGGCCATACTGTCATGGGCGGTCATAGCCGTTGTCGGAGTACTGATCTGGCAGGGCTGCGACGACAACGAATCCGGCCCGTCACGAGTCGCCCGAGTCGGCGACTGTGTCAAGGAAACAGGCGAAGACTCGGTCAAAAAAGTCGACTGCACCTCCTCAGAAGCCCAATACCGAGTAGTAGGCGAACTCGACCACGCCACCATCATCGGCCTCGGCGCCTGCGACGCCTACCCCAGCACAGAAAAGTTCTACTCCGCCTACTACACCGGCGGCAGCGGCGGCGGCTACACCCTCTGCCTCAGCAAGAAATAG
- a CDS encoding tautomerase family protein translates to MPLWTIHHTPGTFTADEKHKLAARIADHYENVGLPRFYVVTVFHETHPENFYVGGEPTSAGVRITIDHIARRNPDQASRRRTAAWIKSILQPHLEQLPDLHWEFHADETSEDLWMINGFAPPPGGSDAEKRWAEQNSTSEY, encoded by the coding sequence ATGCCGCTCTGGACAATTCACCACACCCCCGGCACCTTCACCGCCGACGAAAAGCACAAGCTCGCCGCCCGCATCGCCGACCACTACGAAAACGTCGGCCTGCCGCGCTTCTACGTCGTAACCGTTTTCCATGAAACCCACCCCGAGAACTTCTACGTCGGTGGCGAACCCACCTCCGCCGGCGTCCGCATCACCATCGACCACATCGCCCGCCGCAACCCCGACCAGGCCAGTCGTCGCCGCACCGCCGCGTGGATCAAATCCATCCTGCAACCCCACCTCGAGCAGCTGCCCGACCTGCACTGGGAATTCCACGCCGACGAAACCAGCGAAGACCTCTGGATGATCAACGGCTTCGCCCCGCCCCCGGGTGGCTCCGACGCCGAAAAGCGCTGGGCGGAACAGAATTCGACGTCCGAATACTAG